The Microcebus murinus isolate Inina chromosome 4, M.murinus_Inina_mat1.0, whole genome shotgun sequence genome has a segment encoding these proteins:
- the TIMM10B gene encoding mitochondrial import inner membrane translocase subunit Tim10 B, with protein MEQQQQQLRNLRDFLLVYNRMTELCFQRCVPSLHHRALDSEEEACLHSCAGKLIHSNHRLMAAYVQLMPALVQRRIADYEAAAAVPGAAAEQPGVSPSGS; from the exons atggagcagcagcagcagcagctgagaAAC TTGCGGGACTTCCTGTTGGTCTACAATCGGATGACAGAACTCTGCTTCCAGCGCTGCGTGCCCAGCCTGCACCACCGAGCTCTGGACTCTGAGGAG GAGGCGTGTCTGCACAGTTGTGCTGGAAAGCTGATCCATTCCAACCACCGCCTCATGGCCGCTTACGTGCAGCTCATGCCTGCGTTGGTACAGCGCCGCATTGCGGACTACGAGGCTGCCGCAgctgtgccaggtgctgctgctgaACAGCCCGGAGTCTCGCCTTCGGGCAGCTAG